The stretch of DNA TGTACAGAGCGGACGGAAAGTGGAAATATTGGCTCTCTCTCGGTAATGGTGATGGTATTGAAGGGGTCGTTGACCTCCCTATTGATGATGACAATGCCTATAAAGTGAAGGTGGCTGATATCAATGGTGATGGCCGCAGCGACATTATTTATTCAACATCAAATAATGGAGCTTATGTTGCCTTTGCTTACGCTCCGGCGACCGAGCCGGGTGATGTAGGGGGGTTGGATTTTTCACGGCGTCTTTATCAATTGAACCTCAAGTTGGATGACTATCTCCAATTTGCCGATGCGGACAATGACGGCTTAGTGGATGCGGTCCACGTTTACAGCGGCAGTTTGTCCATTAACTACAATAGCCGCCAAGGTCAGCAGAGCGATGTCATTACCGGCTTTAATACCGGTACCAGGGCGTTAGGCACCCAAACCCATGTGACCTACAGCACCCTCAATGACGCCACCGTCTATACCGCCACCGATTCCAACAATGCCACAGCCGACGGGGTCACGCGCCGTTTGGGGCGGGCACCGATGGCGGTGGTCAAACAGGTGGATTCAGACACCCCTAGCGGTGAGACAGTCAGTGTCGGTTACCAATACGCAGGTGCGCTACTGCACACCCAAGGGCGGGGCTTTTTGGGCTTTGAGGCACTGAGCGCCACCGATTTGCAGCGGCATGTATCTACCACAACTTATTACCATCAGCGCTTCCCCTTGACCGGAATGCCCAAGAGTACTGGCCGCCGCTTGAGTGACGGTACCCTGCTGAGCGAGTCGTATACCTATTACCCACAATCCTTAGTGGCGCCACTGCCGACCGACCATGCCGGTTTTCAGAGCAAGCTCAATACCTACGTCCAGAACGTCAGCGGCCCCAATGGCTACGTTGTTTACCCCTATTACACCCGCGATGTGAACTACGAACTGGATGGCAGTGGCAAGAGCACCACAGAGCAAATCACCCACCAGGACTTTTACGGCAACCTGCTGTACAGCGCCAGCGCGGTCTACGACTCAAGCCTGTCGGGGACTTTTTATAAAGAGACCTTCAATGACTACAGCGACAGCCGCTTTGGGCGCTTGAGTTGTACGGCCGCAGTGGACACCCGTCCCGGTGGCCGGCCCTTGGGGGCAAGCAACAGCTGTGGTGCCATGGCAAGTGGTGCCGATGCGGCTGGCAAACATATCACCAAGGTCAGCCACTTTACCTATAACAGTGACTTGATGCTGAAGTCGGAGCAGGTCGACGGCCTGTACAGCAAAACCTACGACTACGATGGCTATGGCCATGTCATTAAGGCGGTGACCCAGTCGCTGGTGCCCGGTGAAGAGGCGATAAGCCGCACTGAGCAGGCGGTATATTCCAAGCGTGGTTTGGTGGACCACAAGACGACCTTCGGCACCGACCGCAATGGCGTGCAGACCCCGGCGATGACCAGCCGCAGCGAATACAACGGTACCAGCGCAGCGGCGGTGTCTGGGCGTATCACCCAGGTCACCAGCATCAGCCCTAATAATGTGCGCCAAAGCAGTTTTGTCGATGCCTGGGGCCGCCAGGTACAGACCCAGAGTGCCTACGGCAAGAGCCAATATGTAACCTATGGCAGCTGTGGCAGCTGCCCGGCAGGGGCGGTGTATGTTGAGCGCCGTTACGGCGACGGCGCCCCGCAGCAATACCGGTATTTCAATAAGTTTGGTTTGGTGGTCCAGGAAGCGGGCCAGCGTCTGAATGGCAAGTATGCTGTTGTTCAGACTTTCTACGACAAGTTCGCCCGGGCCTGGAAAGTCACCGAACCATTTGAGGAGTCCTCGCCGCAAGGCGTCAATGCCTCTGCACCTTTCAATACGGTGGAGTATGACCTGCTGGACAGGCCCATTGTCCAAACCGGTCCGCGTGGCGGGGTTAGTCGCATGGGCTACAGCCTGAGGCAAGTGGTGCAGACCAATGCCCTGGGCCACAAGGTGCTGTCCAAAACCAACGCCAACGGCGAAACGGTGCAGACCATCGATGATGCCGGCCAGGTTGTCTCGAAGACGGTCAGTATCGATAACGACGGTGTGGTCACCAGCACCCGTGTCCAGGCCCTGTTTGGGAAGGACAGCAGTGCCCGGACTGTGGAGGTCTCCCGCAGCCACATCAATGTGCAGGGGCAGGCGGATTGGAGTGCAGACCTGAGTAAAGGGGCCAGTGCCTCACGGTATGACGGCCTTGGCAATATGGTGGCAGCCTGGGACCTCAAGGCTGGTGTGGGTGCCAACCTGGATACCCAGGTTGTGGTTGCCCAAAGTGCCTTGGCGGGCCAGCCAGGAGTGGGTATCGATGACCGGCTCTGGATAGCCTACGACGGCCTGGGCCGAAAGTTGGCGCAAAAGAGCAGTGGCAACGGTGAAACGGTGACCCAATGCTGGGTGTACGACCGCGCCGCCAACGGTTTGGGTAAGGTCGCCAGTAGCTGGCAGGCGCGCCAAGCTGGCAACGACCTCACCGCCACCATTAATTGTACGGCAGCCGGCAGCAGCGAGTGGGTGGAGAGCTACCAATACAACCGCTATGGCCAGCCGGTGCTGACCAGCACCACCATTGACGGCACCGTTTATAGCGCAGGGCAGAGTTATGACAGTTATGGTCGCCCTTACCGCCAGTCCTTCCCTGGCGAAGCCAAGCTGGGCGCCGAGTATGTCTATAACAATCTGGGCTTCTTGGTTGAGCGCTATGAATTGGCGGAAGCCAATGCCACCGGTACGGCGGTGGAAGGTAGCCGTGGCCCCTTGATTGACCGGGTCACCATGCAGGATGCCCGAGGCAACATTAAGCGCAAGGAGCTGGGCAATGGTCTGGTTAACTACCGTGCCTTTGATAATACCAGCGGCTTTATCGCCGGCCTCTACGTGCAAAACAGCAGCAACACCATACTGCTCTCCGAGGCGTTTACGTTTGACCTAGTGGGTAACCTGACCAACCGTAACTGGGAAAACAATGCCCTGTTGTTCGGCGGCAGCTGGGACAAACGGAACGAGACCTTTAAATACGACAACCTAAATCGCCTGACCGAGTCCCTGACCGAGTCCCTGGCCGTGCAAAGCGGCGGTACCCTTAGCGCCCTGACGCAGGTTGAGACCTATCGTTATGATGGCGCTGGCAACTTCTTGGAAAAAGGCGCCATCAAGGACTACGCCTACAAGGCTGCCAACCCCTACCAAATGGTCCATGCCAATGGCCGTGACTACAGCTACGACAACAACGGCAATGTAACCAGTGATGGCGTACGCCAGTTTCACTACAACATGGCTGACCGTGTAACCAAAATCACCAAGGGCAACAGCGTCACCGAATACCGCTATGGTCCGGGGCAAGTGCGTTTCGCGCGCACCGACACCCGGGTGGTGGACGGTAAAACGGTGGTGATCAAAACCCTCAGCCTGGGGTCTATGGAGCGGGTAACCGAAACCGAAGGGGGGGTCGTTAAGAACGACAAAGAGCGGTACGACCTGGGCGATGCTATTGTCACCCGCCACTTGGTGGCCGAAGGTAAGGCCAACAGCAACACCGAACGCCATTACCTGCACAAAGACCACCAGGGCTCGGTGATTGCCATCAGCGACAGCCAAGGGAAGATAACCGAGCAGCGCCTTTACGACGCCTGGGGCAAAGTGGCGATGACCGTCACCAGCCAAAGTGCTAACCCGCTGCTGTGGTTTACCCAGGTGGTTACCAACCGAGGCTATACCGGCCATGAGATGCTGCCCGATATGGATCTGATCCATATGAACGGGCGGATTTATGACAGCACCCTAGGCCGCTTTATGCAGGCCGATCCCTTCGTGCAAGCGCCGGGTAACCTGCAGAACTACAACCGCTACAGCTATGTCATGAATAACCCCATGACGCTAACGGATCCCAGTGGGTTCTTCTTTAGCGGATTGAAGAAGTTCGTCAAGAAGTATTGGCGGGTAATTGCTGCAGCGGTTATTACATATTTTACAGCTGGAGCTGCGTCTGGTTGGGTTGCTGGGTGGGCTGCTACTGGAACGGCCGCTAACGCCATCGCAGCCGGTGCCATCGCTGGTGCAGTGGGCGGCTACGTTGCAACAGGATCGTTAAGAGGAGCATTGACTGGCGCTATAACAGGCGCGGCTTTTGCTGCGGCGGGGTCATATTTTCAAAACGTAGGTCAGGCACAAAGTAATTACAATGCCTTCGCAGATCCTGATTTCCAACTGAATATTAACTCAGCTGGCCTTACCTCTAGCCAGGTAGCCGGAAAGATTGCTGCTAATGCGATGGTTGGTGGGGTCTCATCCGCAATGAATGGCGGTAAGTTTGGTGATGGCTTTTTAAGTGCAGGAGTAACTCAAGCCGCTGGGCCACTCTTAGACGGTATCGACTCTTCTAATGCCGGAATGAGCTTAAAACGTGTTACTGCTGCAGCTGTGGTTGGTGGGACTACATCGGCATTAACAGGTGGTAAATTCGCTAACGGCGCGGTTACGGCGGGCTTTGTATACGCGATGAGAGAGGCAGCATCTAAAATCCACCCACAACCAAAACCAAACATAACTGGTAGCGATAAAGTTGCATTTGTTGGTGGTGCGGCGGACAACACATTTGGTGCTCATGCCGTTAAAGGCAAGTATGAAGATTACATTGATCTTCATGGTGAAGATAGCGCTAGATATTTCGAATGGACGGATGCCGACAAACTTTCAACTTATGTTGCTGACAATCATGGAAGAGTCACGATTGTCGCACACAGCTATGGCGCCGATGAGGTTGGGCACCTGGTAGCTGGCGGTATGCAAGTCTATAAGCTTGTCACCGTTGACCCTGTCGGATGGACCCGGCCGAACATGCAGGCCATAGCCAATAATGCTGTGATCTGGAATAACTACTATTCAACCGGCAGCATGTGGAGTTCTATGAACAATGTTATATCCACTGTTGGTGGGGCTTGGAACTCGTTGCCGTCTGGCTATGCAACAAGTAACACCCCAAGCGGCCTGGAACACGTTGCTATTTGCTACATATATTGCCGGCCATGAGGGATCGAAGTATGAAAATGAACAGCTATCTTTTTAAACTGGCCATGATTGTCTTTTTGTCGACATTGTTTGGCTGTGCGATTAGCTCCCCGGAAGATTTAAGGGTTGAAAAACTTAGCTTGGCCAAGGTCACTCCAGAAACAAAAGAGGAAATTGATTATGGTCGTTATGTGGATGAAGACGGTAGTTTTTATCGGCTAAGATTAGAACTGTCTACAGATACTGATTTGGTAAAGTTGGGCCAAGAATATCACTTAATTTATCAACCTTATTTTTGTGAGCGTTCCGATTACAAAGTGCATATGAGTAGAGGGCAATTGTATTGGAGCGGGAAGGATGTGCAGGGATTAGGATTATTAATGGAGTATGGCAGAGAAGAGGTTCCAGAAGGGAGTATTTCAAAAGAACCTGAATACCAAACAATACGATCGGTCGATAAGGGAAAAAAACAGCGAAATGCCGAAGAAAACCTTGGTTCTGATAGTGCTGATGAGCGTCATATCTATACCATGTACTTAGGGCTTTATTCCCCAGAAGTTGAAAGTTGGAAAAAGAACTCAGGCAGTAGCCACCAAAATGAGTTTGAGGCATATGATCTGGTCGTTCAGCCGGAAGATGTGTGTATCGTTATTGAAGGTCGAATGCAGCTTGGTGGTGGTTTCCAATCGAACGTAGTGAAAATTGACAGGGGAATGATCAAGACGGTGTTGAATGGAATGGAGCCTGTCACCCTTAAAGAAAAATAGAAATATAAAGAGGAGGCAACTGAAAAAGAGTCTAAAAACTGAAGAAACTGAAGAGGACACCCATCTTCAGTTTCTTGAAATTTCAGTAAGTTAGTACGTTAGTGAGGGTTAGAGTGTGAAAGGACGTTTAACCGTTAACAGCGAGCCATGCAGTCTAAACCAGTATAAGAAGTGGCTCCTACTATCATTGCTTTTAACTTCAACGGTTTCTCATGCCGCAGGCGTGACGGGGCTAGTGAAAAGGATCTACCCTAATGCGTTGGGGGAAGTTTATTTTCAGTTAAAGGCTGATAGCTGTAATAGTGATTATAAATACTATCAGTTTGACGGGAAAACTGAGGCGGGTAAGTTGTGGTATAGCCTGCTACTGTCCTCTGCAACTACAGCCAAAATTGTGAAGATTCGATTTGATGGCGACGATCAGCCATGCAATCCAGACCAGAATAAGAGGGTATCTTACCTTTATGTTGACTATGACTAACCTGATCAAGCGGTTATTATTGCTACCTTTTTTATGCTTATCACTTTCCAGCATGGCAACAGAGTCTATGAATAGTGGGTATATAAAAGGCTTGTCCTATCGGAGTGGGTGGGTAACATTCAGGGTGGTCGATGGGGCCGGTATTAATCAATGTGAGCCATGCCCAACCGATCCTGGTGCTTTGGGGACAGGGCGTTGCTGGATACCGGAACAAAGGGCTGCTCAGCTCAGCTTGTTATTGAGTGCCCTTGCTATGGGCAAGAAGATTAATGGCCGTGTCTATGCTAAGGAGAGCAATTGTGAGATCTACCAAATGTCCATTGAAGACTAGCCTTCTTCTTTTTTTTCTATCATTTTCTGCTCTTTCTGATTCATACGATGGCTGGTCAGACCCGAACACCATAGCCAGCATCCGTGTATATTCTGTTAATCAAGTTTTGGTGACCATGAGCTCGGCCGCCAACCCCGGTAACTGTGATGACACGTCCTACTTGTCCCTTTATAACCCAGATAGCGAGAGTGGTAAACGTGCCTACTCGGCGCTGTTGACTGCTTATGCGGCAGGCAAAAAGGTTAACTTAGCTTTGGCTGGGTGTACTGGAGGTGGCACTCATGGTTGGCCGATCATTCAACAGGTTTGGTTGCAATGAAAATGCATCGTATCTTTATGGTAGGTCTACTCTGCGCCTTTAATGCTAATAAGGCGATTAGCGAAGAATTATCCACAACAACTAAAATAAAAAGCCTCTTCATGGGGCCTAGTTACCCCAGTCTGGTTTTTATTGCTGTCAAGGATAGACCTACCCAAGTCCGACCTTCTCACTGTGAGGAAAATGTAAACTTTGACTTTGTTTTGGATTTAAAGGCCGATTCAGGAAGAGAGTATTACTCAGCTCTGTTGACTGCGAAGGCGTCCAATGCAACGGTAAGGTTGCAGTCCTACGATAATTGTAATCTCTACCCTAGCGTACCCCAAGTGAAGAGCATCTGGCTTAAATAAGGAGTTTGATATGCGGATATGGGTGCTACTGATCACTTTGTTTTCTCCGACTCTTGCATGGGCCGATACCATGTGCAAAGGCCAAGTGAACGATCTTGTTGTTTCTCGAGGCGGCGTTGTGCTCTTAAGTGGGCCGGGAGATATAAAGTCAGCATATATTTGTTCAGTGGTGAGCAAGAATAATAATGTCGAACCGGAAGCCTGTAAGGTTATGTACAGTACATTATTGGCTGCGAAGCTAAGTGATCATGATGTTATTGTAACTTTTAATCCGGAAATCACAGATTGTTCAGCAGTTCCTTCTTGGAAGTGGGCTGTAGGTTTTAATTGGGTTTATATTACAAAGTAATGTTCTTTCATAATATCTGAGAAAGTATTATGGAGAACTCTTTTTTAGAAATTATTTTAAAAAAACTGCCGTGTTGAGCTAGAGAAGCTTTCCTCATTTAGTTGGGTGGTTTTTCGTTATATCTCGAATGCTTACCAAGAGTTAAACTTGGATGCGTCTGTGTCCTTGATATCTATTGAAGGGTTGATTCTATCAGGTAAGCCATCAACAATTATTTTGACGAAATTGATGTACTAGTAAAAGGTTCTGTTAGGGTTATTGGAAAGCTTCGGCTGTAAGCTTGATTTAGGGTTTAATGGCAATCTCGTTCCATATATCATCATGGATGGGAATTGTATTCACCCACTATTGAGCTGGTGGTATTTCATAATGTATAGTCAGTGTGGTGCTATCGTTATGTTTCATTATTTCCGGTGGAGACTTCTTGTGAAATTTTCTGTATTACTCTTTTCTGCGATTGCTTCTATTCCCTGTTTCGCTGGCCAGTGGTCAGAAGCAACACCAGTAACAAAGATATTTCCTCACTCTACTTTGAATGAGAAAGGAACTGTCTACTTTTCTTTCGCGCAAGTTATCAATCCAGGCAGTTGTAATCAGAGCGGCCAGGTGGCATTACTCAAATCCAACCAACTGGAATCTGAGATTTATTCACTCTTGCTATCAGCTTTTATGGCAGATAAAAAAGTCACTTACTATGCAGAAGGCTGTGACGCTCTGGGGTATCCTGTGATGCTGCATGCGGCTGTCTCCCAGTAATGGCGGGCCTTCTTTGAATAATGAGGGCTTAAAATCTGTCGCACAGTTTATTTGATCTATGGTCATCGGAATCAACCTGATATCAAAAAAACAAAGGACCCCCATCCTTTGCGTAACCATGAAGCTCGAATTCGAGGTGTGTCGACGCTGCCATATGAATAGCGTCCGATAATGCTTACTTCGCTGTGATAT from Gallaecimonas xiamenensis 3-C-1 encodes:
- a CDS encoding FG-GAP-like repeat-containing protein translates to MNNVSRLFLLSLLGVVSSSAAAWTTYKQGNDYYVRADEQLAIIHASPVIPIPFRNPAGAMKLVLVDGQWQLVAISDADWNALSDSLTVADVSVVEADFDGDLENDLLLLAKGIGGDSFVIGGNYSRLQHFNGTQLNASLVAGADFNGDGQYSADELNAVIKNNHIPSTPATANAIGLTGGQFRVDESGNATYSVSLTVPAGRTQVQPSVALSYSSGNHMDGPLGVGWSLSATSSIHRCPKNIAQEGSIDGVTYGKADRLCLDGQKLFVKGAVTQRPGPNDDSYWQAGRTYVTELASGAEIKAVGNVADGSGYFVVETKAGEKQYYGRRSEANAKLWTAPTNPNATSTVSAWQRDVVADVKGNAILYDYDAPMPGELQLKKITYTAKVSSQGLVTESGGNTVLFQYAPRNITSSLLSGGNVMNKSQLLTNILVYDDAQLSRSLNLYYDSAETLEESTVVTAMQECVSGNSCLPALSFDWQRRAIGGPYNQFFQSPQSLTISGGNGERDYNYLLDFDGDGKTDLLYLSGGRWYFRSNKTGSAVALTLLTISEPEKIKFIDWNGDGTQDILASIGGHWTVLYYAPAESRVIDGCIVNNQPCVVAFEIEKTKSYDLGIPSSGKEGSTLVADFDGDGLQDIIEITNGIVYGYRNVLQEGKGFASSNKLMLTKNNSQVNYMETDKSLSIRDDNLSLVDFNGDGLTDLLASYETVEYRCQDAPRPDITNEEMCSNYRKTGAYWERQAKKWVGVFIGNGSGYNDAAPIILTETSYTSDKRPRAVVSSNYKLSIPADFNGDGLTDLLYRADGKWKYWLSLGNGDGIEGVVDLPIDDDNAYKVKVADINGDGRSDIIYSTSNNGAYVAFAYAPATEPGDVGGLDFSRRLYQLNLKLDDYLQFADADNDGLVDAVHVYSGSLSINYNSRQGQQSDVITGFNTGTRALGTQTHVTYSTLNDATVYTATDSNNATADGVTRRLGRAPMAVVKQVDSDTPSGETVSVGYQYAGALLHTQGRGFLGFEALSATDLQRHVSTTTYYHQRFPLTGMPKSTGRRLSDGTLLSESYTYYPQSLVAPLPTDHAGFQSKLNTYVQNVSGPNGYVVYPYYTRDVNYELDGSGKSTTEQITHQDFYGNLLYSASAVYDSSLSGTFYKETFNDYSDSRFGRLSCTAAVDTRPGGRPLGASNSCGAMASGADAAGKHITKVSHFTYNSDLMLKSEQVDGLYSKTYDYDGYGHVIKAVTQSLVPGEEAISRTEQAVYSKRGLVDHKTTFGTDRNGVQTPAMTSRSEYNGTSAAAVSGRITQVTSISPNNVRQSSFVDAWGRQVQTQSAYGKSQYVTYGSCGSCPAGAVYVERRYGDGAPQQYRYFNKFGLVVQEAGQRLNGKYAVVQTFYDKFARAWKVTEPFEESSPQGVNASAPFNTVEYDLLDRPIVQTGPRGGVSRMGYSLRQVVQTNALGHKVLSKTNANGETVQTIDDAGQVVSKTVSIDNDGVVTSTRVQALFGKDSSARTVEVSRSHINVQGQADWSADLSKGASASRYDGLGNMVAAWDLKAGVGANLDTQVVVAQSALAGQPGVGIDDRLWIAYDGLGRKLAQKSSGNGETVTQCWVYDRAANGLGKVASSWQARQAGNDLTATINCTAAGSSEWVESYQYNRYGQPVLTSTTIDGTVYSAGQSYDSYGRPYRQSFPGEAKLGAEYVYNNLGFLVERYELAEANATGTAVEGSRGPLIDRVTMQDARGNIKRKELGNGLVNYRAFDNTSGFIAGLYVQNSSNTILLSEAFTFDLVGNLTNRNWENNALLFGGSWDKRNETFKYDNLNRLTESLTESLAVQSGGTLSALTQVETYRYDGAGNFLEKGAIKDYAYKAANPYQMVHANGRDYSYDNNGNVTSDGVRQFHYNMADRVTKITKGNSVTEYRYGPGQVRFARTDTRVVDGKTVVIKTLSLGSMERVTETEGGVVKNDKERYDLGDAIVTRHLVAEGKANSNTERHYLHKDHQGSVIAISDSQGKITEQRLYDAWGKVAMTVTSQSANPLLWFTQVVTNRGYTGHEMLPDMDLIHMNGRIYDSTLGRFMQADPFVQAPGNLQNYNRYSYVMNNPMTLTDPSGFFFSGLKKFVKKYWRVIAAAVITYFTAGAASGWVAGWAATGTAANAIAAGAIAGAVGGYVATGSLRGALTGAITGAAFAAAGSYFQNVGQAQSNYNAFADPDFQLNINSAGLTSSQVAGKIAANAMVGGVSSAMNGGKFGDGFLSAGVTQAAGPLLDGIDSSNAGMSLKRVTAAAVVGGTTSALTGGKFANGAVTAGFVYAMREAASKIHPQPKPNITGSDKVAFVGGAADNTFGAHAVKGKYEDYIDLHGEDSARYFEWTDADKLSTYVADNHGRVTIVAHSYGADEVGHLVAGGMQVYKLVTVDPVGWTRPNMQAIANNAVIWNNYYSTGSMWSSMNNVISTVGGAWNSLPSGYATSNTPSGLEHVAICYIYCRP